TGATGGGCTTTGCGCTGATCTGGCACATCTGGTGGATGGTCGCGCTGGGCGGGATCGGCGCTTTCGCGACGTTCGTGGTGTTCGCCTGGCGCGACCATGACGAATATATCATTCCCGCGGCGGAGGTCGCACGCATCGATCGCGCCAATATCGAGGAACGGCGCAAGCTCGTCAGCCTGGCAGGGAGCCCGTGATGGTCGACACCACGGTTGCCTACGGCCACGGCGATCCGCATCACCTGCGCAGCATGCAGGCGGAGGCCATGGAGCATGAGGGCCCCGCGTCGAAGCGGATCGTCACCGGCTACGGCTTCTGGATCTTCCTGCTCTCCGACATCGTGATGTTCTCCTGCTTCTTCGCCGCCTATGCGGTGCTGCTGGGACAGATCGCCGGCGGGCCGAAGGGCTCGGAGCTGTTCGATCTTAGAAGCGTCGCGGCGGAAACCGCCTTTCTCCTGCTGTCGAGCTTCACCTGCGGGCTTGCGATGATCGCCGCCGACCTGCGCGACGCCCGCTGGTACCAGCTCGGCATGGCGGTGACCTGCCTGTTCGGGCTTGGTTTTCTCGCGCTCGAATTCCGCGAATTCGCCGATCTCGTCGGGCGCGGCGCCGGTCCCACGCGCAGCGCCTTTCTCACCTCGTTCTTCACGCTGGTCGGATGTCATGGCGCGCATGTGTCGGCGGGCATTCTCTGGCTGCTCACCATGATGGCGCAGGTGTTCGCCAAGGGCTTTCGCGCCGATATCATGCGGCGGCTGTTGTGCTTTGCGCTGTTCTGGCACGCGCTCGACATCATCTGGGTCGCGATCTTCTCCGTCGTTTATCTGATCGGGA
This genomic interval from Bradyrhizobium sp. NP1 contains the following:
- a CDS encoding cytochrome (ubi)quinol oxidase subunit III produces the protein MQAEAMEHEGPASKRIVTGYGFWIFLLSDIVMFSCFFAAYAVLLGQIAGGPKGSELFDLRSVAAETAFLLLSSFTCGLAMIAADLRDARWYQLGMAVTCLFGLGFLALEFREFADLVGRGAGPTRSAFLTSFFTLVGCHGAHVSAGILWLLTMMAQVFAKGFRADIMRRLLCFALFWHALDIIWVAIFSVVYLIGSAA